A region from the Pseudonocardia petroleophila genome encodes:
- a CDS encoding 2'-5' RNA ligase family protein — protein MAPTVRFRLDPDAVAALHALRGRLPRDLAAADEPAVTVAAAAVVPAAARAALDAELRLLALPSIWLATLGTVAGRPDQLVLAAVVDAELLAVHAAVHDALAGRVKGPVAAHLPGAWFPHCVLATERPAEAFAALHPVTPVWARVVGLEVSG, from the coding sequence GTGGCCCCCACCGTCCGCTTCCGCCTCGACCCCGACGCCGTCGCCGCGCTGCACGCCCTGCGCGGCCGGCTGCCCCGCGACCTCGCCGCGGCCGACGAGCCCGCCGTCACCGTCGCCGCGGCGGCGGTCGTTCCGGCCGCCGCCCGCGCGGCGCTGGACGCCGAGCTGCGGCTGCTGGCGCTCCCGTCGATCTGGCTGGCCACCCTCGGCACGGTCGCGGGGCGACCGGACCAGCTGGTGCTCGCCGCCGTCGTCGACGCGGAGCTGCTGGCCGTGCACGCCGCGGTGCACGACGCCCTCGCGGGCCGGGTGAAGGGGCCGGTCGCGGCCCACCTGCCCGGCGCGTGGTTCCCGCACTGCGTGCTCGCGACCGAGCGGCCCGCCGAGGCGTTCGCCGCGCTGCACCCGGTGACACCGGTGTGGGCGCGCGTCGTGGGGCTGGAGGTCAGCGGGTGA
- a CDS encoding M24 family metallopeptidase, giving the protein MDEQQRAAELVAAEEKAEELFAEIARRGLIEPGVRETVVSDRVRDLGAELFGIERHWHKRVVRAGPNTLQPYRENPPDRVIESDDIVFLDLGPLLAQWEADFGRTYVLGDDPAKLALQADLPRLWAAGRAHYEATPGITGAQLYAHVAELAREAGWEFGNSHAGHLVGEFPHELVDGEKIESYIAPENPHPMRRTDRSGAVCHWILEIHIVDRARGFGGFHEQLLTLR; this is encoded by the coding sequence ATGGACGAGCAGCAGCGGGCCGCGGAGCTGGTGGCGGCGGAGGAGAAGGCCGAGGAGCTGTTCGCCGAGATCGCCCGGCGAGGCCTGATCGAGCCCGGGGTGCGGGAGACGGTCGTCAGCGACCGCGTCCGCGACCTCGGCGCCGAGCTGTTCGGCATCGAGCGCCACTGGCACAAGCGGGTCGTGCGCGCCGGCCCGAACACGCTGCAGCCCTACCGGGAGAACCCGCCGGACCGGGTCATCGAGTCCGACGACATCGTGTTCCTCGACCTCGGGCCGCTGCTCGCGCAGTGGGAGGCCGACTTCGGCCGCACCTACGTCCTCGGCGACGACCCGGCGAAGCTCGCGCTGCAGGCCGACCTCCCGCGCCTGTGGGCCGCGGGCCGCGCCCACTACGAGGCCACCCCCGGCATCACCGGGGCGCAGCTCTACGCCCACGTCGCCGAGCTGGCCCGGGAGGCGGGCTGGGAGTTCGGCAACTCCCACGCCGGGCACCTCGTCGGGGAGTTCCCGCACGAGCTGGTCGACGGGGAGAAGATCGAGAGCTACATCGCGCCCGAGAACCCCCACCCGATGCGCCGCACCGACCGCAGCGGTGCGGTGTGCCACTGGATCCTGGAGATCCACATCGTCGACCGGGCGCGGGGGTTCGGCGGGTTCCACGAGCAGCTGCTCACCCTGCGCTGA
- a CDS encoding molybdopterin-dependent oxidoreductase — protein sequence MEIRERTIWRSPLRGPWLTAALGLALLVPLVVVIVTGLLSYAAYEPGLPGNDATPSKELLGFYLFDWPTDPPWLYRLTQGAHVALGIALVPVVLAKLWSVIPKLFELPPVRSVAHALERATLLLLVGGIVFEFVTGILNIQVFYVFPFSFYTAHLYGAWVFIGAFVAHVLLKFPTLLRSLRARPVREVLTTSTADTLPDPDGPLVATDPAPPTISRRGAAALVGGASATLFGLYIGQTLDGPLRRTALFAPHDRDLGEGANAFPVNKTAATAGVTRERADAWRLELAGPSGTRRFTRAELTDLPQYTHDLPIACVEGWSVSCTWTGVRLADLVRLAGGTPDDRLFVESFQAGGAFGQVSLSVGQSQADESLLALFVGGEELSLDHGYPARTIIPAAPGVHATKWVGRLTVVSA from the coding sequence GTGGAGATCCGGGAGAGAACGATCTGGCGCAGCCCGCTGCGCGGCCCGTGGCTGACCGCCGCGCTCGGGCTGGCCCTGCTCGTGCCGCTGGTCGTCGTCATCGTGACGGGCCTGCTGTCCTACGCGGCGTACGAGCCCGGCCTGCCGGGCAACGACGCGACGCCGAGCAAGGAGCTGCTCGGCTTCTACCTGTTCGACTGGCCGACCGACCCGCCGTGGCTCTACCGGCTCACCCAGGGCGCGCACGTCGCCCTCGGCATCGCGCTGGTGCCGGTGGTGCTGGCGAAGCTGTGGTCGGTGATCCCGAAGCTGTTCGAGCTGCCGCCGGTGCGGTCGGTGGCGCACGCGCTGGAGCGGGCGACGCTGCTGCTGCTCGTCGGCGGGATCGTGTTCGAGTTCGTGACCGGCATCCTCAACATCCAGGTCTTCTACGTCTTTCCGTTCTCCTTCTACACCGCGCACCTCTACGGGGCGTGGGTGTTCATCGGGGCGTTCGTCGCGCACGTGCTGCTCAAGTTCCCGACGCTGCTGCGGTCGCTGCGGGCGCGGCCGGTGCGCGAGGTGCTGACCACGTCCACCGCCGACACGCTCCCCGACCCCGACGGCCCGCTGGTCGCCACCGACCCCGCCCCGCCGACGATCTCCCGCCGCGGCGCCGCGGCCCTCGTCGGGGGGGCCTCAGCGACCCTGTTCGGGCTCTACATCGGACAGACCCTCGACGGCCCGCTGCGCCGCACCGCCCTGTTCGCGCCGCACGACCGCGACCTCGGCGAGGGCGCGAACGCGTTCCCCGTCAACAAGACCGCGGCGACGGCGGGCGTCACCCGGGAGCGCGCCGACGCCTGGCGCCTGGAGCTGGCCGGGCCGTCGGGGACGCGGCGGTTCACCCGCGCCGAGCTGACGGACCTCCCGCAGTACACCCACGACCTGCCGATCGCCTGCGTCGAGGGCTGGTCGGTCTCGTGCACGTGGACCGGTGTGCGGCTCGCCGACCTGGTGCGGCTCGCCGGCGGCACCCCGGACGACCGGCTGTTCGTCGAGTCGTTCCAGGCGGGCGGGGCGTTCGGGCAGGTGAGCCTGAGCGTCGGGCAGTCGCAGGCGGACGAGTCGCTGCTCGCGCTGTTCGTCGGCGGCGAGGAGCTCTCGCTCGACCACGGCTACCCGGCCCGGACGATCATCCCGGCGGCACCGGGCGTGCACGCGACCAAGTGGGTCGGGCGCCTCACGGTGGTGTCGGCGTGA
- a CDS encoding beta-class carbonic anhydrase, giving the protein MSVTDELLANNAAYAESFQGPLPLPPAKHVAVLACMDARLNVYGILGLQEGEAHVIRNAGGVVTDDEIRSLAISQRLLGTKEIILIHHTDCGMLTFTDDEFKKGIQDETGLKPQWAAESFTDLDTDVRQSINRIKASPYIPHTDQVRGFVFDVATGKLDEVV; this is encoded by the coding sequence ATGTCCGTCACGGACGAACTGCTCGCCAACAACGCCGCGTACGCGGAGTCCTTCCAGGGTCCCCTCCCCCTGCCCCCGGCCAAGCACGTCGCCGTCCTCGCCTGCATGGACGCCCGGCTCAACGTCTACGGGATCCTCGGGCTCCAGGAGGGCGAGGCGCACGTCATCCGCAACGCCGGCGGCGTCGTCACCGACGACGAGATCCGCTCGCTGGCCATCTCCCAGCGCCTGCTCGGCACCAAGGAGATCATCCTCATCCACCACACGGACTGCGGGATGCTCACCTTCACCGACGACGAGTTCAAGAAGGGCATCCAGGACGAGACCGGCCTGAAGCCCCAGTGGGCCGCGGAGTCGTTCACCGACCTCGACACCGACGTCCGGCAGTCGATCAACCGGATCAAGGCCAGCCCGTACATCCCGCACACCGACCAGGTGCGCGGCTTCGTGTTCGACGTCGCCACCGGCAAGCTCGACGAGGTCGTCTGA
- a CDS encoding alpha/beta fold hydrolase, producing the protein MSRRDEVDLAVRDFGGDGPPILLLHGLMGCAATWEPVARWLTAHGRVLGLDARGHGRSGAAGPWTVERMAADAAGVLDGPATVIGHSMGGLHGIALAAARPDLVRALVVEDMGVDFVGRDAAAARAWFAAVPQPFPSLDAVRETFGWPRPEFGDYMARCVREEPDGLYLSTEAGHAADIAGEWARTAFWPLLDAVRCPVLLIEAAESVAPPGQMAEMARRLPDARHVRIPGTGHLVHAAAPGAYRAAVEGFLTR; encoded by the coding sequence ATGTCCCGGCGCGACGAGGTGGACCTCGCGGTCCGCGACTTCGGCGGCGACGGCCCGCCGATCCTGCTGCTGCACGGGCTGATGGGCTGCGCGGCCACCTGGGAGCCGGTCGCGCGGTGGCTCACCGCGCACGGCCGGGTGCTCGGCCTCGACGCACGCGGGCACGGGCGCTCCGGGGCGGCCGGGCCGTGGACGGTCGAGCGGATGGCGGCCGACGCCGCGGGCGTGCTGGACGGGCCGGCGACGGTGATCGGGCACTCGATGGGCGGGCTGCACGGGATCGCGCTCGCCGCCGCCCGGCCCGACCTGGTGCGCGCGCTCGTCGTCGAGGACATGGGGGTCGACTTCGTCGGGCGCGACGCCGCCGCCGCGCGCGCCTGGTTCGCGGCCGTGCCGCAGCCGTTCCCCTCGCTCGACGCGGTGCGCGAGACCTTCGGGTGGCCGCGACCGGAGTTCGGCGACTACATGGCGCGGTGCGTGCGGGAGGAGCCCGACGGCCTGTACCTGAGCACCGAGGCCGGTCACGCCGCCGACATCGCCGGGGAGTGGGCGCGCACCGCCTTCTGGCCGCTGCTCGACGCGGTGCGCTGCCCGGTGCTGCTGATCGAGGCCGCGGAGTCCGTCGCGCCGCCCGGGCAGATGGCCGAGATGGCCCGGCGCCTGCCCGACGCCCGGCACGTGCGGATCCCGGGGACCGGCCACCTGGTGCACGCGGCGGCGCCGGGGGCCTACCGCGCCGCGGTGGAGGGGTTCCTCACCCGCTGA
- a CDS encoding A/G-specific adenine glycosylase yields the protein MPLPDSSLADLVLGWFRAEARDLPWRRPGTTPWGVLVSEFMLQQTPVARVEPIWTEWMERWPTPSAFAAASRADVLRAWGKLGYPRRALRLHEAAATIAAAHADTVPSDVDALEALPGIGSYTARAVVAFGYGRRAPVVDTNVRRVVARAVHGAGDAGPARTKPDLADVDALLPADDATAAEVSAALMELGAVVCTARAPRCGTCPVHAACAWQANGRPAYDGPRKPVQGFAGTDRQVRGRLLDVLRGAADPVPRDALDAVWPDAPQRDRCLHSLLVDGLAEQHDDGRFALPA from the coding sequence GTGCCACTGCCCGACTCCTCCCTGGCCGACCTCGTCCTCGGCTGGTTCCGCGCCGAGGCCCGTGACCTGCCGTGGCGCCGCCCCGGGACGACCCCGTGGGGCGTGCTCGTCAGCGAGTTCATGCTGCAGCAGACGCCGGTCGCCCGGGTCGAGCCGATCTGGACCGAGTGGATGGAGCGCTGGCCCACCCCGTCGGCCTTCGCCGCCGCCTCCCGCGCCGACGTGCTGCGCGCCTGGGGCAAGCTCGGCTACCCGCGCCGCGCGCTGCGCCTGCACGAGGCCGCCGCCACCATCGCCGCGGCGCACGCCGACACCGTCCCGTCCGATGTGGACGCGCTGGAGGCGCTGCCGGGCATCGGTTCCTACACCGCACGGGCCGTCGTGGCGTTCGGGTACGGGCGGCGGGCGCCCGTCGTCGACACCAACGTGCGGCGCGTCGTCGCGCGGGCGGTGCACGGGGCCGGTGACGCGGGACCGGCCCGCACGAAGCCCGACCTCGCCGACGTCGACGCCCTCCTGCCCGCCGACGACGCCACCGCCGCTGAGGTCTCCGCGGCGCTCATGGAGCTCGGCGCGGTGGTCTGCACGGCGCGCGCGCCCCGCTGCGGGACCTGCCCGGTGCACGCCGCGTGCGCCTGGCAGGCCAACGGCCGCCCGGCCTACGACGGTCCGCGCAAGCCCGTGCAGGGGTTCGCGGGCACCGACCGCCAGGTCCGCGGCCGGCTGCTCGACGTGCTGCGCGGCGCGGCGGACCCGGTGCCGCGCGACGCGCTGGACGCGGTGTGGCCCGACGCGCCGCAGCGCGACCGCTGCCTGCACTCGCTCCTCGTCGACGGCCTGGCCGAGCAGCACGACGACGGCCGCTTCGCGCTCCCGGCCTGA